In Notamacropus eugenii isolate mMacEug1 chromosome 1, mMacEug1.pri_v2, whole genome shotgun sequence, one genomic interval encodes:
- the DEPP1 gene encoding protein DEPP1: MRSRLLISEALLPTISETSEMMMLGGTQAKDELQSDLLSSQSLDDYVKSICQLAQPTSVLDGAQRLPYNRPRKPCRLRGKTFSDVPSASPSEKSSPTSSLQDITARFSGQHPTLTLSNNIDPLDWLFGESQPKRQSWKDALRRTGLSTDPSPLHKQTETGKSRVTRRVRACETKIPGGPLTKLSSEWGKVSERRTQPSMLNAALNYSSSPHQGRIPRSLNSNLPVIYEL; the protein is encoded by the coding sequence ATGAGGTCCAGGCTTCTGATTTCAGAGGCCCTCCTGCCAACCATAAGTGAGACCTCCGAGATGATGATGCTAGGAGGCACCCAGGCTAAAGATGAGCTGCAAAGTGATCTTCTCTCATCACAAAGCCTTGATGACTATGTGAAGTCCATCTGTCAGCTAGCCCAGCCCACTTCTGTGCTTGATGGGGCCCAGCGTCTCCCATACAACAGACCACGAAAGCCGTGTAGGCTCAGAGGAAAGACCTTCAGTGATGTTCCTTCAGCTTCACCCAGTGAGAAGTCAAGCCCAACCTCTTCCCTGCAGGACATCACTGCCCGTTTCAGTGGCCAGCACCCTACCCTGACTTTGAGCAACAACATCGACCCCCTAGACTGGCTTTTTGGGGAATCCCAACCAAAACGACAGAGCTGGAAGGATGCCCTGCGGAGGACTGGTTTATCCACTGACCCTTCCCCTCTGCATAAACAGACTGAAACAGGAAAGTCCAGGGTCACCCGCCGAGTCAGAGCCTGTGAAACAAAGATCCCTGGGGGTCCCCTGACAAAACTGTCCAGTGAGTGGGGGAAGGTTTCGGAGAGAAGAACTCAGCCTTCCATGTTGAACGCTGCCCTGAACTATTCCAGCAGTCCCCACCAGGGCAGGATACCTCGGTCTTTGAACTCAAACCTCCCAGTCATTTATGAACTGTGA